The following are encoded in a window of Panthera leo isolate Ple1 chromosome B2, P.leo_Ple1_pat1.1, whole genome shotgun sequence genomic DNA:
- the TULP1 gene encoding tubby-related protein 1 isoform X1 — protein sequence MPLQDDTLREVWASDSGHEEEGSDIQQHPKQRPAKGQKLRKKRTEAPESPCPEGSKPRRKPGAGRRGKPREEPAPQPPGARTPQTVYTKFLRDPEAKRDPRETFLVARAPDAVDEDEEEEEEDHEEEEEEEEEEKKEKIPLPPKKPPKEKTSTGIKERRAKAQGQKGDLGSPVPPSKPLRMKKKEVPAGEGTKMRKTKKKGSGEADKDTSMSPTRVTKKSPAAMFLVGGDGPAEKARKKKGTPKGSEEERKEEEEEEEEVTKNSNQKGKAKGKGKKKAKEERAPSPPVEVDEPREFVLRPAPQGRTVRCKLTRDKKGMDRGLYPSYFLHLDTEKKVFLLAGRKRKRSKTANYLISSDPTNLSRGGENFIGKLRSNLLGNRFTVFDNGQNPHRGGGSTDVGRLRQELAAVIYETNVLGFRGPRRMTVIIPGMNTENERVPIRPRNTSDGLLVRWQNKTLESLIELHNKPPIWNEDSGSYTLNFQGRVTQASVKNFQIVHADDPDYIVLQFGRVAEDAFTLDYRYPLCALQAFAIALSSFDGKLACE from the exons ATGCCGCTGCAGGACGACACCCTCCGAGAGGTGTGGGCCTCGGACAG CGGACATGAGGAGGAAGGCTCGGATATCCAGCAGCACCCCAAGCAG CGACCCGCCAAGGGGCAGAAGTTGAGGAAGAAAAGGACGGAAGCCCCTGAGTCCCCCTGCCCCGAGGGATCCAAGCCCCGGAGGAAACCTGGAG CCGGGCGGAGGGGGAAGCCGCGGGAGGAGCCCGCCCCGCAGCCGCCCGGGGCCCGGACGCCGCAGACCGTCTACACCAAGTTCCTCAGAGACCCCGAGGCCAAACGCGACCCGCGGGAAACCTTCCTGGTAGCGCGAGCCCCGGACGCAGTAGACG aggatgaggaggaagaagaggaagaccatgaagaggaagaggaagaggaggaggaggaaaagaaagagaaaatccctcTGCCTCCCAAGAAGCCTCCTAAAGAGAAGACTTCCACAGGCATCAAGGAGAGGAGGGCCAAGGCCCAGGGTCAGAAGG GGGACCTGGGAAGCCCTGTCCCCCCATCCAAACCTCTTCGAATGAAGAAGAAGGAGGtaccagcgggggaggggaccaaaatgagaaagacaaagaagaaag gGTCTGGGGAGGCTGACAAGGACACCTCAATGAGCCCGACCAGAGTGACAAAGAAGAGCCCAGCAGCCATGTTTCTGGTGGGGGGAGATGGCCCCGCTGAGAAAGCTCGGAAGAAGAAAG GCACTCCCAAAGGctcagaagaggagaggaaggaggaagaggaagaggaggaagaagtgaCAAAGAACAGCAATCAGAAGGGCAAAGcgaaaggaaaaggcaaaaag AAAGCG aaggaggagagagcccCATCTCCACCCGTGGAAGTGGATGAACCCCGGGAGTTTGTGCTTCGGCCTGCCCCTCAGGGCCGCACAGTTCGCTGCAAGCTGACCCGGGACAAGAAGGGCATGGATCGGGGCCTGTATCCCTCCTACTTCCTGCACCTGGACACAGAGAAGAAg GTGTTCCTCTTGGCTGGCAGGAAGCGGAAACGTAGCAAGACGGCCAATTACCTCATCTCCAGCGACCCTACCAATCTGTCTCGAGGAGGGGAGAATTTCATTGGGAAGCTGAG GTCCAATCTCCTGGGCAACCGCTTCACCGTCTTTGACAACGGGCAGAACCCGCACCGCGGAGGAGGCAGCACTGATGTGGGGCGCCTTCGGCAGGAGCTGGCAGCTGTGATCTAT GAAACCAACGTGTTGGGCTTCCGAGGTCCCCGGCGCATGACGGTCATCATCCCAGGCATGAATACGGAGAACGAGAGGGTCCCCATCCGGCCGAGAAAT ACCAGCGATGGGTTGCTGGTGCGCTGGCAAAACAAGACACTGGAGAGCCTCATCGAGCTGCACAACAAGCCCCCCATCTGGAATGAAGACAGCGGCTCCTACACCCTCAACTTCCAAGGCCGAGTCACACAAGCCTCCGTCAAGAACTTCCAGATTGTTCACGCCGATGACC CCGACTACATTGTACTGCAGTTCGGCCGCGTGGCCGAGGACGCCTTCACCCTAGACTACCGGTACCCGCTGTGCGCCCTGCAGGCCTTCGCCATCGCCCTCTCCAGTTTCGATGGGAAGCTAGCCTGCGAATga
- the TULP1 gene encoding tubby-related protein 1 isoform X2, with protein sequence MPLQDDTLREVWASDSGHEEEGSDIQQHPKQRPAKGQKLRKKRTEAPESPCPEGSKPRRKPGEDEEEEEEDHEEEEEEEEEEKKEKIPLPPKKPPKEKTSTGIKERRAKAQGQKGDLGSPVPPSKPLRMKKKEVPAGEGTKMRKTKKKGSGEADKDTSMSPTRVTKKSPAAMFLVGGDGPAEKARKKKGTPKGSEEERKEEEEEEEEVTKNSNQKGKAKGKGKKKAKEERAPSPPVEVDEPREFVLRPAPQGRTVRCKLTRDKKGMDRGLYPSYFLHLDTEKKVFLLAGRKRKRSKTANYLISSDPTNLSRGGENFIGKLRSNLLGNRFTVFDNGQNPHRGGGSTDVGRLRQELAAVIYETNVLGFRGPRRMTVIIPGMNTENERVPIRPRNTSDGLLVRWQNKTLESLIELHNKPPIWNEDSGSYTLNFQGRVTQASVKNFQIVHADDPDYIVLQFGRVAEDAFTLDYRYPLCALQAFAIALSSFDGKLACE encoded by the exons ATGCCGCTGCAGGACGACACCCTCCGAGAGGTGTGGGCCTCGGACAG CGGACATGAGGAGGAAGGCTCGGATATCCAGCAGCACCCCAAGCAG CGACCCGCCAAGGGGCAGAAGTTGAGGAAGAAAAGGACGGAAGCCCCTGAGTCCCCCTGCCCCGAGGGATCCAAGCCCCGGAGGAAACCTGGAG aggatgaggaggaagaagaggaagaccatgaagaggaagaggaagaggaggaggaggaaaagaaagagaaaatccctcTGCCTCCCAAGAAGCCTCCTAAAGAGAAGACTTCCACAGGCATCAAGGAGAGGAGGGCCAAGGCCCAGGGTCAGAAGG GGGACCTGGGAAGCCCTGTCCCCCCATCCAAACCTCTTCGAATGAAGAAGAAGGAGGtaccagcgggggaggggaccaaaatgagaaagacaaagaagaaag gGTCTGGGGAGGCTGACAAGGACACCTCAATGAGCCCGACCAGAGTGACAAAGAAGAGCCCAGCAGCCATGTTTCTGGTGGGGGGAGATGGCCCCGCTGAGAAAGCTCGGAAGAAGAAAG GCACTCCCAAAGGctcagaagaggagaggaaggaggaagaggaagaggaggaagaagtgaCAAAGAACAGCAATCAGAAGGGCAAAGcgaaaggaaaaggcaaaaag AAAGCG aaggaggagagagcccCATCTCCACCCGTGGAAGTGGATGAACCCCGGGAGTTTGTGCTTCGGCCTGCCCCTCAGGGCCGCACAGTTCGCTGCAAGCTGACCCGGGACAAGAAGGGCATGGATCGGGGCCTGTATCCCTCCTACTTCCTGCACCTGGACACAGAGAAGAAg GTGTTCCTCTTGGCTGGCAGGAAGCGGAAACGTAGCAAGACGGCCAATTACCTCATCTCCAGCGACCCTACCAATCTGTCTCGAGGAGGGGAGAATTTCATTGGGAAGCTGAG GTCCAATCTCCTGGGCAACCGCTTCACCGTCTTTGACAACGGGCAGAACCCGCACCGCGGAGGAGGCAGCACTGATGTGGGGCGCCTTCGGCAGGAGCTGGCAGCTGTGATCTAT GAAACCAACGTGTTGGGCTTCCGAGGTCCCCGGCGCATGACGGTCATCATCCCAGGCATGAATACGGAGAACGAGAGGGTCCCCATCCGGCCGAGAAAT ACCAGCGATGGGTTGCTGGTGCGCTGGCAAAACAAGACACTGGAGAGCCTCATCGAGCTGCACAACAAGCCCCCCATCTGGAATGAAGACAGCGGCTCCTACACCCTCAACTTCCAAGGCCGAGTCACACAAGCCTCCGTCAAGAACTTCCAGATTGTTCACGCCGATGACC CCGACTACATTGTACTGCAGTTCGGCCGCGTGGCCGAGGACGCCTTCACCCTAGACTACCGGTACCCGCTGTGCGCCCTGCAGGCCTTCGCCATCGCCCTCTCCAGTTTCGATGGGAAGCTAGCCTGCGAATga